TGCGGTCCCGCTTGTTTCAAGTCTCATCCACAGTCATACCATGTGGCCTAATGCACGAATATGTGTCGGTATTGGTCTCTAAGTTCAACTTTGGACATAAATGAGCTCAATTACTATTTACTTGGTTACTCAATAAGATTTAAAGTCATAACAAAAATTGTTGAACATATCAACTAATTTTTATTCTTTTTTACCTACAAACTAACTTAGTCTTAAATACTCTTATACTGCACCTTGTAAGATTTAAACTCTCCAATAACTATATGTGTTTCATCATGTCTAGACATTCTAATAACCGGATTATTCATGGATTTAAACGTGCTAATATGGAATAGAGATAACAAAGATGAAAACTATATATGCATGTTCATCTTATAATTAAACTGCTAATTTGATGCTTATGCGTTTGATTGTTGTTCGATAATTAAATTATTGCGctttttttgttttaaacattGACGCGTTTGATAGATGAAAGCCACACAACGTTATACAATCTTTAAATTGATATCACATCACAATTAAGAAAATATTACAACATAATACTTGTCACTAATTTTCTGCAAATTCAAACTCCATTTTTGAGTTATACTGCAATGATAACATCACCAAATCAAGAAACATAatgataataatgcacacaaacaCATATAATCCACCTCATTCTTCCTCTTAACCCTATTTGCTCCTCCTCCTTGAACCTTGTTATTGTTGTAATAGTTGTCCATAGCTTCATAGCTTTAGATTCTTCAAAAGCCTGTTGACAGTTTAACAGTTGAATGAGAAAAGACAATACTTTACAAATCTTTTTAtgcttttttttaatattaacatGATGATGTCACATATGTAAAGATGCTTAAACACCAGTCCATGAAAACATTCAACATATGACTTTATTGATGGATAGTTAATTTACAAACTTCCACATGTTTTTGGCAGTTGACTTCACACCAACATGGCAACCGACCTCTTTGTAGAAAAAGGTAGTTAAATAAGTTGGGACAACTGACTAAATTTGTAGTCAGATCCAAGGAGAACTGTCATGATTTTAAACTTGagattaataaaaaaaatgttgagGATTGTGATAAGTTTATAAAATATTTTGTCCATCATGTGTCCACCCTTATCAAGAGGAGTCACTAGCTTATATTATATAGCATACACTTAAAGTATATGTTTGGAGCATGTGCATGTGAACAAAACAAGTAAGATTAGATTTCATGTggttcttttaaaattcaaatgcTATATAAAATGCCTCGTAAAACAATCGAAAAACACATGCGCATAGAGATGCAACGAACTTTGATATATGAATGGTGAGCGTTTGATCGCCATTTGTTCTGGCTTCTCAAAATAGAAAGTGAATGTTCCAGAAGCACATTAttgtattattagtattattatgcTGACTTGTCAATTGTGATCCATGCTAAACACATAAAATGAAAGACAATAAAAGTTAAAACTACCTTTGTTCGTTTGCGAATCCACGCCCGTTGCTTCCAATACTGCGATAGTTAGGTAAAGGAACTTGATCTGATTCAATCTGCATGATGTCCCTCACAAGGATTTCATAATGCCTCTTCACCTCCTCAACTGACTTTCCACCAACAGCCCTAGCAATGTTGTGCCACCTGTCGGGACTGTCCTTGTTGTAGTAAGCTAAAGCCTCTTCAAACTGCTTGTTTTGCCTCTGTGTCCATGTGGACCCGGAGCTACGTGAAGACGTCATAGAACTTGATGCCATTGGAGAAGACTAAAGTAAAGATTTgaaaatggaaagttaaaaatatGAAGAATGCCTTAGTCAAAGGAGAAGACTTAAGTCAAGGAGATGTTATGCATTAGATTGCCATGCTGCCTCTCTATAAATAAGAAGAAAAAGATGCAAGGTGGAGCAAGTTGgagaataaaaatatatatctttttatCTTAATAAAACATACAATATTATCGCGTTATTCGGTCCATTGGCAACCCACAACATAAGCAAGTCAGACTAGTTACTTTCTAAAGAGTGGTAATTATTAAACACTATATATATATTCTTGAAAGTCTTATTCTTGTCTGTTTTAATATCATGAATTCATCAGCAAGTGGCTTTATGATAGCACTTATTACCTTAGCTTATGGTATTAGATCCCAAATTCAAAGCCAACCCATTAGGATAGAAGATAGATGCGCTGACACCATGGATTTCGACAGTGTAAGATATTATGCTATATATCTTTGGTTGGACAATTGTTATATGCATACCAAGTCACTAACATATGCTAAGAGTTTAAATAATCAGTTATTCGAGGTTAATATCATGTTCGTTCGATAATGATGTCTGAGGACTAGCTTTTTGCGTTGTTAAACCAAAAGAATCCAGTTTGACTAACCGAAAAGAAAATAGAAAGTAAAGCTTTTTCAGAGTCTAAAAAAGCTTGTATTGAAGGATTAATGTTGACATAAATAAGGAAAAATAGAAAGTGATGGTGGCCACATTTGGACAATTTGCTGAGGTCCTATGCTTTTAAGATCCTTCCCACTATAAACAATGGAGGGACCTGCATGCTTTCGGGTGATATGAAGATTAAGAATCTGTATAAAATGCTCCATTCTTTTGATATTGTAGAATCCTTATCATCTCAAGAGATTTTAGGTATAAAGCTTCCATAGATGGTGGAATGATTTTTGCAATGTGACCCTGTGGTCCATGAATATTATgaatttaattaattatatatcgGCTTGTGTCGACCATATATTATGTCAAGCGTTCGTTTTTTGTAAGATAAGGAACCTGCACATAGTGACTTGTGATGGGCTATAGGATTCCCTCACCACTCAGTATATTTGAAAGCCAAAGTTATATCTTCTGAACCACACTGGAAACgaatttatgaaaaaaaaagggTCTCTAAAGATTGAAGAAAAGCGTGGACACCAACCGATGAGAATTCTATAGTGATTGAGAGTTACTAAACGTCACCCGTCATCAGTAAACCGGCATAAAATTTCTGTCAAATATATTTAGTTAGATCTTCGCGAATAACCAGCTTGTGGTTCTTTATTCTGTGATCGGATATATTCCGTCTTTTT
This is a stretch of genomic DNA from Helianthus annuus cultivar XRQ/B chromosome 16, HanXRQr2.0-SUNRISE, whole genome shotgun sequence. It encodes these proteins:
- the LOC110924037 gene encoding protein RADIALIS-like 3; translated protein: MASSSMTSSRSSGSTWTQRQNKQFEEALAYYNKDSPDRWHNIARAVGGKSVEEVKRHYEILVRDIMQIESDQVPLPNYRSIGSNGRGFANEQRLLKNLKL